DNA sequence from the Polyodon spathula isolate WHYD16114869_AA chromosome 19, ASM1765450v1, whole genome shotgun sequence genome:
GTTCCTGTTGCATCAGCAGTGTCACCCACATAgattttactagcagcttgatcagcctcACTGTGTCtaggtaacacgctcaggtgtgtcttattattaatcTCACAGggaaatcaggaatggatcacaccactatgcagtaggagtctcatTGCCATCCTGGGGATGCCAGCGATTGACAAGGTtatcctggtgtgtgtgtgtaatcattttaattaataatagatAAACTAATAACTACAACCTATCAATCGGCAAGTGTTCTCATTGATGGAGTaggtgctattattattattattattattattattattattattattattattattattattaaataatagagcAGTAGCTTCGGAAATAGGTTCATAAATGTCCACGATGTCTCGTCATGTCCCAATGTCACGTGTCGCAAGCTGAATATttaatacagtgtagtttacagtaagagcaaataataatactactacaataTAACATGAACTGggatgcaacaagttaagatCACAACCGTTTATATCTGCAGTGacatattagcagtgcaatagtgcaaggataacGCATCAGCTGAGTCCAGTAACAGGGTGCTGAGGGCAGGCGAGTCCAgcgcagagcaggaggggcagatcaagagatctaccAGCGTAGTCTAACAACTTTCAAAAAGGATGCGATatgaaaacacaacaaacaagtTTGATGAAGAAGTCTCCTGATTCTTCTCACTGATTTCTGCACTTTCATCATGAAGTAAATCGCACAGGGCAGTTGTTACTGTTTTCGTTATTTGATCTATAAAGCTGGCGTCATTAAGACCAGCACAGTTACTTTTCCTAGTTTAAAATATGGcaagttaataataaaaagggtgtatatttacagtaaagcCTCTAATACACAGGTAGGGTCAGTTCTGATAAGCGAATTGAAACTAGAATTGTTTATATAGCTTCCCCAATCAAGACACCTCCTGAAAAAGACATTCGACGACATTAATAGATGAagtacagcactgtgctgtactgtaaatacCATTGAGGGGCTGAAGAGCACAAGAGGGCAGGTTAGCAACGCATCACAGCGGTGCTCTGATACTCTGAAGTTTCACTGTGTAGAAAACAAGAAATCAGAAACAAATACCTCCGTGCTGTTCTCTCTGCCGGACGGCTCCAGACTGAAGGATGATCCCAGGTAGGAGAAGTCTGAGGCAGGATCCAGGGCTTGGGAATTGTCCCAGAGGAACGAGAGGGTGAGGAACAGGAGGAGCCGAACCACTCTACCAGGCTCCATGTCtcccaaaaaaatgaaattaaaaacgcCACCAGAGCCGAGTGCCAAGAAACACATTGGGGGTTAttgtcctttaaataaaaatacaacagcacagcacagcacagcttcTCTGGTAAGAGATCAGATCCACCCGctcttttaaaatatgtctttattGTGAGGGGGGGTGGGTCTTGGTAGAGCCGTCAGCAAATGCACACGGAAAATAATTGCAGGTGttattcacacacaaaacacaagaacatCTGCAGGCAGCCAGGCAGGCAAGACTGGATTAGCAGGTGAGCTTAAGGAATTGCTCTGCTGGAAGAGTGAGGAGGAGACGCGAGGGCGAGGGGGAGAGACGTGAGGAGGAGACGCGAGGGTGAGGGGGAGAGATGTGAGGGTGAGAGACGCGAGGGCGAGGGGGAGAGACGTGAGGAGGAGACGCGAGGGCGAGGGGGAGAGATGTGAGGAGGAGACGCGAGGGCGAGGGGGAGAGATGTGAGGAGGAGACGCGAGGGCGAGGGGGAGAGACGTGAGGAGGAGACGCGAGGGCGAGGGGGAGAGATGTGAGGAGGAGACGCGAGGGCGAGGGGGAGAGACGTGAGGGGGAGACGCGAGGGCGAGGGGGAGAGACGTGAGGGGGAGAGACGCGAGGGCGAGGGGGAGAGACGTGAGGAGGAGACGTGAGGGTGAGGGGGAGAGATGTGAGGAGGAGACGCGAGGGCGAGGGGGAGAGACGTGAGGAGGAGACGTGAGGGTGAGAGATGTGAGGGTGAGAGACGCGAGGGCGAGGGGGAGAGATGTGAGGGTGAGAGACGCGAGGGGGAGAGACGCGAGGGGGAGAGACGCAAGGGTGAGGGGGAGAGACACGAGGATGAGAGAGGTGAGGATAAGGGTGAGAGACTCGAGGGTGAGAGACGCCAGGGGTGAGGGGGAGAGATGCAAGGGTGAGATACGTGAGGGTGAGGGGAGTGCATGCCACACTCCCTCAGTCACTCACTCCCTCACTTTAAAGATGACTAGATTACAGACCCAATGTTAAAATCAAtcagtttctgtttatttttttcttcctcagaGGCTGTGTGTGAGACTGTGCAGACCTGCAACTCGCCAGCACCTCCTTTAAACACACAGGCCTGTCCCCTCTGCACTGAGCTGCGTGGAGAGCACGAAGGAGAGCAGAACATACAAAGAGGCTGACTGTGCCCCGAgcgaaatactgaaagaaactcgCTCAACCCATTCAGTGGCAAACACTGGCAGAAAACAAGAAGGGCTTTCGACTTGaagaaacacaaagccactttttcagggacattggcttgaaacctggttccaggggacctagtttgaggcagctttgctgtatcaacccccaggtctcccctggtgtgccctGCAGTGCAgcctgaaacccagtctcctgaaactaAGTTCCAatccacaaagtggctttgtgttccctcagcttaaatTTACTGTTATAGGATGTTTGAattaataggaggctgtgtggtccagtggttaaaagaaAGGGGATTATAACttgcgaccctgagcaagtcactgaacctccttgtgctgcgtctttggggtgagacgttgttgtaagtgactctgcagctgatgcatggctcACACACCCTcatctctgtaagttgccttggataaagacatctgctaaataaataataaaaagaatcgCAGCTTAGAACATGCAAGGCTTAGATACGAGAGCCACGAGGACAGGGCTGGTCCTTCCACTCCTGTTCTTTGTTTCAAATCATGCTCTAAACTAtttaattaaagcaattaaacCTCCAGCCAGACCCTAGAATAGTTCATTATATAATttccctccaggactgtgattagACACCCCTGCACCAGGAGCACCAAAGTTTAAACTAGAAGGTGCAGGTGTATGTGTACGTACGTGGCTGGCTGCTGACCGAGGAAACCTTTACAAACAAAAGGACTGTGCAATGCTCCGGACAGGGGGCTGGCCCGGGTTAACAGGCAAATTGAACCAATGAACTACTGCgggtctggatggagggttaATTAGTTCAGTTAAACAGTTTGGAGTAGGGTTTGGAACAAAGAGCAGAAGTAGAAGGGCCGGCTTGTGCTAGCCCTGCTCCTGTCAGACCGCCAAGTAACACAAACACATTCTACACCAATTGCAACCACCCTTCAGAGGAATTCTGAATCACGTACACACCTGGGGATGTTATGCTAAGAATATGCTCAGGAATGGAAAGGCATTGCAATCACAGTGCACCTTCGTGACGGAGTATGGCGTCAGTCTCTAGACAAAGCCTTTGTTCTCTTGGAGAAActgcagaatgtttttttctaaagaccacccccacccccacccccgagCTGGAAGTCAAGTTCAGCTGCTTAGATCAGGGGCCCGATAGAGTTTGATGGTCTTCACTTGAACAGAGTGAGCACTGACCAGAATCACAAACACCTCCACCCCCCCCCAATTCAACACAACAGCCAGTCTCAGCTGGAGAGAGGTGCAGGACTGACTAGCAAGCGTTCGAGGACAGAGACAGGACTTCATGGCCACACCCAGAAACACTTTGACCAGAAGAACAATTAGGAACGAGAGGCCAGTCAGACCACCACTACTCATCCGCTTCCTAGTAGTGGACCGATCAAGATAACATTTCAAACTTTGGATATTTAAAATTAACCCAGTTTTGCTGTTTATGTGGGGAGCTCTGAATTCGAAGCCTGGCAACGTTGCTATCGTGTGACATCCCACTGTGGAACTCCTGCACACGTGGTAGAAAGACCTGGCAGCAAAGAACTAGAAGAATCTCCGACAGGAGAACCCATCCACATTCCTACAACAGACAGTCAGATGCAACACATGCATTGAAAGTTAACTGCACCTTTATTGATTccatgggatatatatataattctgttcttaaaaaaaaaaaaagtgctttcaaAACTAGCTTTACAACACAAGAAATGATCAGAGACGCACTGGAAAACTGATTAAGACTATGCAGGAGACACGCGAGCGGTCTGGTCAGGAATGTCGTGATCGGGGGGTGGTTGTAATGCCTCTGGTCCCTCCCGCTTTGTTCCCTTGCAGCTCCCACTCCTTCCCATTCACTTCCCATTCTTGGTGCTCAACATCTTCTcctgaagaaaacacaaaaaaaaaaaattatatattagacacacacttTACATGAACCCACAAAGACATGCTGCAATTATTGGATTCATTGACTGATAAATTATTGAAccccatttaaaatgcattgcgaGCCTCAATGGAAGCATGTAGGGATGGATTACATTAGGAGTCACACTGGAAGCATGTTGCTGGACCcggtttattttcaaagcaaacccAAACACAAGAAATCAAATCTTATACTGCCCCCCTGTGGTGCGAGGAGCAGAgaatgaaacaagtattttatcAAAACCAAGGCAACTAAAACCAAGTCTCTTGCCTTGTTTGGTGTACTCCGTCAAAACCAAACACAGTCGCCCTCTCTCCCACTACACCCCTCTCTATTACTactccccccccccttccccatcTCTCTACAGCCCCTGCACCTTGATCATGGCTTCCAGCTTCACAGCGTCAGCTGCAAACTTGCGGATCCCGTCGGAGAGCTTCTCCACGGCCATGCGGTCCTCGTTGTGCAACCAGCGGAACTGCTTCTCATCCAGCAGCAGCTTCTGCAGGTCGCAGGCCTGGGCTGGAGCGAGAGAGACACAAAGTAAAAACAGGGAAGAGGCCGGGCTGGAGGAGAAGGAGTTAGACCGGGACAGCGAGACAGACAAGCAGTCAAACTGGGACACAGTAAAGCACCTCGAGAGAGGGAGTCAAAGACAGACAAACAGTCAGAAAGGGATAGAGAGggggaaagacagacaggacagcgtTTCAGATTTCTCTTgtcaaaacaatgcattttattaattcagttttttCCTTAAATGGAGACAGTCACAAGCACAgaacccccccaaccccccctgAGACACATACCCTCCTTCATGCTCAGGGTGGGGGTGACCTTGCTGGAGTCCTTGCTGAGCTCAGCCAGCAGCCCCGGGGAGATGGTGAGATAGTCACAGCCCGCCAGGGCCTTGATCTCGCCGGTGTTGCGGAACGAAGCCCCCATCACCACCGTCTTGTAGCCGAACTTCTTGTAGTAGTTGTAGATCTTCGTTACGCTCACCACCCCTGAAACCAGAGAGGGGGtgggaaatacaaaaaaaaaaaaaaaaccatgaggAACAGAAGAACATGTACGCCCATGGACTCTCGGCCAGGTCCGTGCCCAGCCACTGGACAGATGCAATAGAGCATTAATACAACTTGGAAGAGGTTTGATTTGAAATGGGAGATCGATGAGATATTGGCGGTTCCCTCAAATCATGCGGAGTGCATTTCCCTTGATCACAacagattatatattataatgtttaGACGTGTTCAGTGAATCTGTAAACACCCCGCCCCCTTCCTTCTGTCTCTCCTCCATTCTTCCCTGCCCTCCACCCTCTTTCCCCTCTAGCCTCCTCCTCACCAGGGTCCTCGGAGGGCTCATAGCTCTTCTTATCCGTGTTCTCCTTGTGCCAGTCGAGGATCCGCCCCACGAAGGGGGAGATGAGTGTCACTTGTGCGTCTGCACAGGCCACAGCCTGGGCGAAGGAGAACAGCAGGGTCATGTTGCAGTGGATCCCGTGCTTCTCCTCCAGCACCCTGCGAGCACCAAGAGGACAGTCagacgagagagaggagagtcaggcaccagacagcagagagagagggtCAGAAATACTACAAGGAACT
Encoded proteins:
- the LOC121294977 gene encoding transaldolase-like isoform X1, with translation MSVSPVKRQKMESALEQLKQHTVVVADTGDFNAIEEYKPQDATTNPSLILAAARMPAYQHLLEEAIEHGRKLGGTEEEQVTNAMDKLFVSFGLEILKKIPGRVSTEVDARLSFDTDGMIQRALRLIKLYEEAGIDKQRILIKLSSTWEGIEAGKVLEEKHGIHCNMTLLFSFAQAVACADAQVTLISPFVGRILDWHKENTDKKSYEPSEDPGVVSVTKIYNYYKKFGYKTVVMGASFRNTGEIKALAGCDYLTISPGLLAELSKDSSKVTPTLSMKEAQACDLQKLLLDEKQFRWLHNEDRMAVEKLSDGIRKFAADAVKLEAMIKEKMLSTKNGK
- the LOC121294977 gene encoding transaldolase-like isoform X2; the protein is MASTEQGRPAARIRKSWLIDPACGNISIEEYKPQDATTNPSLILAAARMPAYQHLLEEAIEHGRKLGGTEEEQVTNAMDKLFVSFGLEILKKIPGRVSTEVDARLSFDTDGMIQRALRLIKLYEEAGIDKQRILIKLSSTWEGIEAGKVLEEKHGIHCNMTLLFSFAQAVACADAQVTLISPFVGRILDWHKENTDKKSYEPSEDPGVVSVTKIYNYYKKFGYKTVVMGASFRNTGEIKALAGCDYLTISPGLLAELSKDSSKVTPTLSMKEAQACDLQKLLLDEKQFRWLHNEDRMAVEKLSDGIRKFAADAVKLEAMIKEKMLSTKNGK